Proteins co-encoded in one Nicotiana sylvestris chromosome 7, ASM39365v2, whole genome shotgun sequence genomic window:
- the LOC104228847 gene encoding uncharacterized protein: MSGYAKMMKDLMPRKFEFQDLATVTLTQTCSVVVTRPIPEKLSDPGSFIIPCTIGNYAFVKALCDLGASINLMPLAIYKRFGIGRVRPTSMLLQLADRTVKRPSGIRDYVLVHVGKFVFLANLVILDCRVDEEIFIILERPFLGTRRA, from the coding sequence AtgtctggttatgcaaaaatgatgaaggacttgatgccTCGTAAGTTTGAATTTCAAGACTTGGCCACGGTTACATTGACTCAGACATGTAGTGTTGTTGTGACGAGACCCATACCTGAGAAGTTGTCTGACCCAGGAAGTTTCATAATCCCATGCACAATAGGCAACTATGCATTTGTTAAGGCACTTTGTGATTTAGGGGCAAGCATAAACCTGATGCCCCTGGCTATCTACAAAAGGTTCGGCATTGGAAGAGTTAGACCCACGTCCATGTTACTACAGCTGGCTGACCGGACAGTAAAGAGGCCCTCTGGTATTCGTGATTATGTATTAGTACATGTTGGGAAGTTTGTGTTCCTAGCAAATTTAGTCATTCTTGACTGTCGGGTTGATGAGGAAATTTTCATAATTTTGGAAAGACCATTCTTGGGCACTAGGAGAGCTTAA